A genomic window from Cucumis melo cultivar AY chromosome 8, USDA_Cmelo_AY_1.0, whole genome shotgun sequence includes:
- the LOC103484340 gene encoding uncharacterized protein LOC103484340 isoform X1 — protein sequence MEYERIHKVQTGIISPSKLRMKLMGPHHHKKKDGSNSNSSRTSPSKLEDSEFVRNSLLLATESGDFEDEVTSSCFEDPSEKVLNQSVSEPKPNGRSSSLPKEFLPKEHVESVRNRMQQCLKGDGCNSSTVHPSKSVEDENLDYDSNASSSSFEFHKGERSVHSSISRSHLRPMPSKWNDAEKWIMSRQNNGQAANYSKKNVPPTHGYRMAATNMVRVAPESANSELRSSTGRAVEAKHVDFYQSGMQMGPEKFSFVPAGVYSCADNVMIDSCSQIKDLKEVDHNPSSKVSKEDSTVCTFHYSGIPAIRAVSMRDMGTEMTPVPSQEPSRTATPVGASPLRSPTSSIPSTPRRDAPAPTPIEQSPIGLQQMTENGKKELSADEMKLKTRREILALGMQLGKTNIAAWASKDEPERKRHNAENADKEALERAEFEKRAAAWEEVEKSKHTARYKREEIKIQAWENQQKTKLEAEMRRVEAQVEQMRAQAEVKMMKKIAMTRQKSEEKRAAAECRKKQEAERAAAQAEHIRQTGRMPSSPYICCGWL from the exons ATGGAGTACGAGAGGATTCACAAAGTTCAG ACAGGTATAATTTCTCCAAGTAAACTGAGGATGAAGCTTATGGGACCTCATCACCAtaaaaagaaggatggatcAAACAGCAACTCTTCAAGAACTTCTCCCTCCAAGCTTGAGGACTCTGAGTTTGTTAGAAATAGTTTATTATTGGCCACAGAAAGTGGTGACTTTGAAGACGAAG TGACTTCTTCCTGCTTTGAAGATCCCTCTGAAAAGGTTTTGAATCAGTCAGTCTCAGAACCAAAGCCGAACGGTCGGTCTTCTAGCCTGCCAAAAGAGTTCCTCCCGAAGGAACACGTTGAATCCGTTCGAAATAGAATGCAACAATGTCTGAAAGGTGATGGTTGTAATTCTAGCACAGTTCACCCTTCAAAATCAGTAGAAGACGAAAATCTGGATTATGACAGTAATGCAAGTTCATCTAGTTTCGAGTTTCACAAGGGGGAGAGGTCTGTACACAGTTCCATTTCAAGGTCCCACTTGAGACCGATGCCATCCAAGTGGAATGATGCAGAGAAATGGATAATGAGTCGTCAAAATAATGGACAGGCTGCCAACTATTCTAAGAAGAATGTCCCACCAACCCATGGATATAGAATGGCGGCAACAAATATGGTGAGGGTTGCTCCAGAATCTGCAAACTCTGAGCTTCGTTCGTCAACTGGTAGAGCTGTGGAGGCAAAGCATGTTGATTTCTATCAATCTGGAATGCAGATGGGGCCTGAGAAGTTCTCTTTTGTGCCGGCTGGGGTTTATTCCTGTGCGGACAATGTGATGATTGATTCATGTTCTCAAATTAAGGACCTGAAAGAAGTGGATCACAACCCATCCTCGAAAGTTAGTAAAGAAGATTCTACAG TTTGTACGTTTCATTATTCAGGCATCCCTGCAATTAGAGCAGTTTCAATGAGAGATATGGGAACAGAAATGACCCCAGTTCCTAGCCAAGAGCCTTCAAGAACAGCTACTCCTGTTGGGGCGTCTCCACTTCGCAGCCCAACGTCTTCAATTCCCTCCACGCCTCGAAGAGATGCACCAGCTCCAACTCCTATTGAGCAATCGCCGATCGGGTTGCAACAAATGACAGAAAATGGCAAAAAGGAACTATCAGCAGATGAAATGAAGCTCAAGACAAGAAGAGAGATTCTAGCACTTGGTATGCAGCTTGGCAAGACAAATATTGCTGCTTGGGCAAGTAAGGATGAGCCAGAAAGGAAAAGACATAATGCTGAAAATGCTGACAAGGAAGCACTCGAGCGAGCAGAGTTTGAAAAACGTGCTGCTGCATGGGAGGAAGTTGAAAAGTCTAAGCATACAGCAAG ATATAAGCGCGAAGAGATCAAAATCCAAGCATGGGAAAATCAGCAGAAAACAAAGCTAGAGGCTGAAATGCGGAGAGTAGAG GCCCAAGTTGAGCAAATGAGAGCTCAAGCTGAAgtgaagatgatgaagaagattgCCATGACAAGGCAAAAATCAGAAGAAAAACGGGCAGCAGCCGAGTGCCGGAAGAAGCAAGAAGCAGAAAGAGCAGCAGCACAGGCAGAACACATTCGGCAGACAGGCCGAATGCCATCCTCCCCTTACATTTGTTGTGGTTGGCTGTGA
- the LOC103484340 gene encoding uncharacterized protein LOC103484340 isoform X2: MEYERIHKVQTGIISPSKLRMKLMGPHHHKKKDGSNSNSSRTSPSKLEDSEFVRNSLLLATESGDFEDEVTSSCFEDPSEKVLNQSVSEPKPNGRSSSLPKEFLPKEHVESVRNRMQQCLKGDGCNSSTVHPSKSVEDENLDYDSNASSSSFEFHKGERSVHSSISRSHLRPMPSKWNDAEKWIMSRQNNGQAANYSKKNVPPTHGYRMAATNMVRVAPESANSELRSSTGRAVEAKHVDFYQSGMQMGPEKFSFVPAGVYSCADNVMIDSCSQIKDLKEVDHNPSSKVSKEDSTGIPAIRAVSMRDMGTEMTPVPSQEPSRTATPVGASPLRSPTSSIPSTPRRDAPAPTPIEQSPIGLQQMTENGKKELSADEMKLKTRREILALGMQLGKTNIAAWASKDEPERKRHNAENADKEALERAEFEKRAAAWEEVEKSKHTARYKREEIKIQAWENQQKTKLEAEMRRVEAQVEQMRAQAEVKMMKKIAMTRQKSEEKRAAAECRKKQEAERAAAQAEHIRQTGRMPSSPYICCGWL; the protein is encoded by the exons ATGGAGTACGAGAGGATTCACAAAGTTCAG ACAGGTATAATTTCTCCAAGTAAACTGAGGATGAAGCTTATGGGACCTCATCACCAtaaaaagaaggatggatcAAACAGCAACTCTTCAAGAACTTCTCCCTCCAAGCTTGAGGACTCTGAGTTTGTTAGAAATAGTTTATTATTGGCCACAGAAAGTGGTGACTTTGAAGACGAAG TGACTTCTTCCTGCTTTGAAGATCCCTCTGAAAAGGTTTTGAATCAGTCAGTCTCAGAACCAAAGCCGAACGGTCGGTCTTCTAGCCTGCCAAAAGAGTTCCTCCCGAAGGAACACGTTGAATCCGTTCGAAATAGAATGCAACAATGTCTGAAAGGTGATGGTTGTAATTCTAGCACAGTTCACCCTTCAAAATCAGTAGAAGACGAAAATCTGGATTATGACAGTAATGCAAGTTCATCTAGTTTCGAGTTTCACAAGGGGGAGAGGTCTGTACACAGTTCCATTTCAAGGTCCCACTTGAGACCGATGCCATCCAAGTGGAATGATGCAGAGAAATGGATAATGAGTCGTCAAAATAATGGACAGGCTGCCAACTATTCTAAGAAGAATGTCCCACCAACCCATGGATATAGAATGGCGGCAACAAATATGGTGAGGGTTGCTCCAGAATCTGCAAACTCTGAGCTTCGTTCGTCAACTGGTAGAGCTGTGGAGGCAAAGCATGTTGATTTCTATCAATCTGGAATGCAGATGGGGCCTGAGAAGTTCTCTTTTGTGCCGGCTGGGGTTTATTCCTGTGCGGACAATGTGATGATTGATTCATGTTCTCAAATTAAGGACCTGAAAGAAGTGGATCACAACCCATCCTCGAAAGTTAGTAAAGAAGATTCTACAG GCATCCCTGCAATTAGAGCAGTTTCAATGAGAGATATGGGAACAGAAATGACCCCAGTTCCTAGCCAAGAGCCTTCAAGAACAGCTACTCCTGTTGGGGCGTCTCCACTTCGCAGCCCAACGTCTTCAATTCCCTCCACGCCTCGAAGAGATGCACCAGCTCCAACTCCTATTGAGCAATCGCCGATCGGGTTGCAACAAATGACAGAAAATGGCAAAAAGGAACTATCAGCAGATGAAATGAAGCTCAAGACAAGAAGAGAGATTCTAGCACTTGGTATGCAGCTTGGCAAGACAAATATTGCTGCTTGGGCAAGTAAGGATGAGCCAGAAAGGAAAAGACATAATGCTGAAAATGCTGACAAGGAAGCACTCGAGCGAGCAGAGTTTGAAAAACGTGCTGCTGCATGGGAGGAAGTTGAAAAGTCTAAGCATACAGCAAG ATATAAGCGCGAAGAGATCAAAATCCAAGCATGGGAAAATCAGCAGAAAACAAAGCTAGAGGCTGAAATGCGGAGAGTAGAG GCCCAAGTTGAGCAAATGAGAGCTCAAGCTGAAgtgaagatgatgaagaagattgCCATGACAAGGCAAAAATCAGAAGAAAAACGGGCAGCAGCCGAGTGCCGGAAGAAGCAAGAAGCAGAAAGAGCAGCAGCACAGGCAGAACACATTCGGCAGACAGGCCGAATGCCATCCTCCCCTTACATTTGTTGTGGTTGGCTGTGA
- the LOC103484342 gene encoding pentatricopeptide repeat-containing protein At1g09900, which translates to MFFILNFYFKIGRRQIRFHELNYPNKFKKGGANSDFVLNGVVYQCFGHFCLHPLACTELGAFFSSSSWRDSSFDRSLRTYCTDIYGRNNASDAANDEFQKTDLEDTGDSSLFGNPSEEHGKERHFKFGDDIEAEESNDEEEEDGDLGDAADLLGSNLSNRNHGRGNDFKKVEIGEDVLRHSLVRDTCKLIQLSTSWNRKFEGELRYLVRSLNPLQVCAVLLSQEDERIALRFFYWADRLWRYRHDSSVYLVMLEILSKTKLCQGAKRVLRLMTRRGIQLCPEAFGFVMVSYSRAGRLRDAMKVLTLMQKAGVEPNLSICNTAIHILVMGNELKKALRFAERMVLIGIAPNVVTYNCLIKGYCNVHQVDQAMELIDQMPSNGCSPDKVSYYSVMGFLCRDKRLNEIRELMKKMHKDSNLVPDHVTYNSLIQMLSKHSHGDEALEIMREAEKLRFKVDKVEYSAIVHAYCKEGKIQKAKELVSEMFSKGCDPDVVTYTSVLDGFCRIGKLDQAKKMMQQMYKHHCKPNAVTYTTLLNGLCRNGKSLEARKMMNMSEEEWWTPNAITYSVVVHGLRREGKLNEACDVVREMIGKGFFPNPVEINLLVHSLCRDGKPYEANQLLKECMNKGCAVNVVNFTTVIHGFCQKDDLEAALSLLDDMYLCNKHPDTVTYTTLIDALGKTDRIEEATELTMKMLRQGLVPSPVTYRSVIHQYCRKGRVEDLLKLLKKMLLKSRFQTAYNLVIEKLCKFGYLEEANSLLGEVLRTASRTDAKTCHVLMESYLNVGIPMSAYKVACRMFNRNLIPDLKLCEKVSKRLVLEGKLEEADRLVLRFVERGHVSAQESKHLHN; encoded by the coding sequence ATGTTCTTCATTCTcaatttctattttaaaattggAAGAAGGCAAATCAGATTCCATGAACTGAATTATCCGAATAAGTTTAAAAAAGGTGGTGCTAATTCTGATTTTGTTCTGAATGGAGTTGTTTACCAGTGCTTCGGCCATTTTTGTTTACACCCTTTAGCATGTACTGAACTTGGTGCATTTTTTTCGTCTTCATCTTGGAGAGATTCGAGTTTTGATCGTAGCTTAAGAACTTACTGCACTGATATTTATGGGAGAAATAATGCGTCTGATGCTGCAAATGACGAATTTCAGAAAACGGATTTGGAGGATACCGGAGACTCGAGTTTATTTGGAAATCCCAGTGAGGAACATGGAAAGGAACGGCACTTTAAGTTCGGTGATGATATAGAGGCTGAAGAGTCCAATGACGAAGAAGAGGAAGATGGGGATCTCGGTGATGCTGCGGATCTTTTGGGGTCTAATTTGTCTAATAGAAATCATGGACGAGGAAATGATTTCAAAAAAGTTGAAATTGGTGAAGACGTATTAAGACATTCCTTAGTGAGAGATACTTGTAAATTGATCCAGCTAAGTACCTCTTGGAATCGAAAGTTTGAAGGGGAATTGAGGTATTTAGTAAGAAGCCTAAATCCGCTGCAGGTTTGTGCTGTTTTGCTCTCTCAGGAAGACGAAAGAATTGCTTTGCGGTTCTTCTATTGGGCAGATAGATTGTGGCGGTATAGACATGATTCATCCGTGTACTTAGTTATGCTTGAGATACTCAGTAAGACCAAATTATGTCAAGGTGCTAAACGTGTTCTCCGGCTTATGACTCGTAGAGGAATTCAGCTTTGTCCTGAAGCTTTTGGTTTCGTAATGGTGTCATATAGCCGGGCAGGAAGATTAAGGGATGCAATGAAGGTCTTGACCTTGATGCAGAAGGCAGGTGTTGAACCTAATTTGTCTATTTGTAACACTGCAATCCATATTTTGGTCATGGGAAATGAATTAAAGAAGGCGTTAAGGTTTGCAGAACGTATGGTTCTTATTGGCATTGCTCCAAATGTTGTGACTTATAACTGTTTGATCAAGGGCTATTGTAATGTGCATCAGGTTGACCAAGCCATGGAACTAATTGATCAAATGCCATCTAATGGATGTTCTCCTGATAAAGTTAGTTACTATTCTGTCATGGGATTCCTCTGTAGAGATAAGAGGCTGAATGAAATTAGGGAGTTGATGAAGAAAATGCATAAGGACAGTAACTTAGTACCAGATCACGTTACTTACAATTCTCTAATCCAGATGCTTTCAAAGCATAGCCACGGTGATGAGGCTCTGGAGATTATGCGGGAAGCGGAAAAATTGCGATTTAAGGTTGACAAGGTTGAGTATAGTGCAATAGTTCATGCATACTGCAAGGAAGGAAAGATTCAGAAGGCAAAAGAGCTTGTTAGTGAAATGTTCTCCAAGGGCTGTGATCCAGATGTTGTAACATACACCTCTGTCCTTGATGGGTTTTGTCGCATAGGGAAACTTGATCAAGCAAAAAAGATGATGCAACAGATGTACAAGCATCACTGCAAACCTAATGCTGTAACATATACAACACTGCTAAATGGTCTTTGCCGCAACGGGAAATCTTTAGAAGctaggaagatgatgaatatgaGTGAGGAAGAGTGGTGGACACCTAATGCCATTACTTATAGTGTTGTAGTTCATGGGTTGCGCCGTGAAGGGAAATTGAACGAAGCTTGTGATGTAGTCAGGGAGATGATTGGAAAAGGTTTCTTTCCAAATCCAGTTGAAATTAACTTATTGGTACATTCTCTTTGCCGGGATGGGAAACCATATGAAGCTAATCAGTTACTGAAGGAGTGCATGAACAAGGGTTGTGCTGTTAATGTAGTTAATTTCACCACTGTCATTCATGGATTTTGTCAGAAAGATGATTTGGAAGCTGCACTGTCATTGCTGGATGATATGTACCTTTGTAACAAGCACCCTGATACCGTGACATACACGACATTAATTGATGCACTGGGAAAGACTGACCGTATAGAAGAAGCCACTGAACTTACAATGAAGATGCTGAGGCAAGGATTGGTTCCTTCTCCTGTTACATACAGGTCTGTCATCCACCAGTATTGTCGAAAGGGTAGAGTGGAAGATTTGTTGAAATTACTGAAGAAGATGCTTTTGAAAAGCAGATTTCAAACAGCATATAATTTAGTTATTGAGAAATTATGTAAATTTGGATACCTCGAGGAGGCCAATAGCCTTTTAGGTGAGGTTTTGCGGACGGCTTCAAGAACCGATGCTAAAACTTGTCATGTACTCATGGAGAGTTATTTAAATGTTGGAATTCCTATGTCAGCATATAAAGTTGCTTGTAGAATGTTCAATAGAAATCTAATTCCCGATTTAAAGTTATGTGAGAAGGTCAGCAAGAGGCTTGTGTTAGAAGGAAAATTGGAGGAGGCCGACAGGCTTGTCTTACGGTTTGTTGAGCGTGGTCATGTTTCGGCTCAAGAATCAAAACACTTGCACAACTAA
- the LOC103484343 gene encoding uncharacterized protein LOC103484343 isoform X1, which yields MDESWRMRMGMPELPRRRSAEGSSIRSFSKGAQPLNQEDFSDVFGGPPQSVLSRQFSGELGHKQFDFFYEEMFRPPEFFSSTKNAGRSLPVFRIPAGGEGFYNDIFGSDHERRSRDRSRQNSKGKSKSNSSSLLSSEEASPFRHVNGDDVVLSSFAAKLRPINIPTKWNSSKMKSEEHQKKQGMSFFPFNRSAPMENQYVDNEVKEPFRSSYSGFPRHVSSPETISIEPTSYRSMKVSMDDFEPNSPSSAISSLCQGSGANPDIQINVLAEEDDEVMSSYVIEIGSDNREGTNEAVALDEVIAWAKEKFNTQTPETDLSARLHDSEQFVETEGGSASCEIPGEQLGVHDITQSAEVEERIWSAEEEKAESEKDMEMEDIDEDIKLWSSGKETNIRLLLSTLHHILWPRSGWHVTPLTSLMEGSQVKKAYQKARLCLHPDKLQQRGATDMQKYVAEKAFTILQEAWTAFISQDAFF from the exons atggacgagtcttggagAATGAGGATGGGGATGCCGGAACTTCCTCGCCGGCGATCGGCTGAGGGGTCGTCGATTCGGTCCTTCTCCAAAGGCGCCCAACCTCTGAACCAAGAAGACTTCTCCGACGTCTTTGGTGGTCCGCCGCAGAGTGTTCTCTCGCGGCAATTCTCCGGCGAACTCGGACACAAGCAGTTCGACTTCTTCTACGAAGAAATGTTCCGACCGCCGGAATTTTTCTCTTCAACAAAGAATGCTGGTCGAAGCTTACCAGTTTTCAGGATTCCGGCGGGAGGTGAGGGGTTTTACAACGACATATTCGGATCCGATCATGAACGGCGATCGAGAGATAGGTCAAGGCAGAACTCGAAGGGAAAGTCGAAATCCAACTCCTCGTCGTTGTTGAGCTCCGAGGAGGCGAGCCCTTTCCGGCATGTAAACGGTGACGACGTCGTGTTATCCTCCTTCGCCGCGAAGCTCAG GCCTATCAATATCCCAACAAAATGGAACTCATCAAAGATGAAGTCAGAGGAGCATCAAAAGAAACAAGGGATGTCGTTCTTTCCATTCAACCGTTCTGCTCCAATGGAAAACCAGTACGTCGATAATGAGGTTAAGGAGCCTTTCAGGAGCTCCTATTCTGGGTTCCCTCGGCATGTGTCGTCTCCAGAAACTATTAGCATTGAACCAACTTCATACAGGAGCATGAAAGTATCGATGGATGATTTTGAACCTAATTCCCCATCGTCTGCTATCTCTTCATTGTGTCAGGGGTCAGGGGCCAATCCTGATATTCAAATAAATGTGTTGgcagaagaagatgatgaagtaATGAGCTCTTATGTAATTGAAATTGGTTCTGATAACAGAGAGGGGACAAACGAAGCAGTTGCACTTGATGAAGTGATTGCTTGGGCTAAAGAAAAGTTTAACACACAAACTCCTGAGACAGATTTAAGTGCAAGACTGCATGATAGTGAACAATTTGTTGAGACGGAAG GAGGATCTGCTTCATGTGAAATTCCTGGTGAACAATTAGGGGTTCATGACATAACACAATCTGCAGAG GTAGAAGAAAGAATTTGGTCAGCTGAAGAGGAAAAGGCAGAGTCCGAAAAAGAT ATGGAAATGGaggatatagatgaagatataAAGTTATGGTCGTCTGGCAAGGAAACCAACATCCGGCTGCTGCTTTCTACACTCCATCAT ATTCTATGGCCCAGGAGTGGCTGGCATGTAACACCACTTACAAGCCTTATGGAGGGTTCACAAGTGAAGAAAGCTTATCAGAAAGCAAGATTATGCCTCCACCCGGACAAGCTGCAACAGAGAGGGGCAACAGACATGCAAAAATATGTAGCTGAAAAGGCTTTTACTATTCTCCAG GAAGCGTGGACAGCCTTCATATCTCAAGATGCTTTCTTTTGA
- the LOC103484343 gene encoding uncharacterized protein LOC103484343 isoform X2 — protein sequence MDESWRMRMGMPELPRRRSAEGSSIRSFSKGAQPLNQEDFSDVFGGPPQSVLSRQFSGELGHKQFDFFYEEMFRPPEFFSSTKNAGRSLPVFRIPAGGEGFYNDIFGSDHERRSRDRSRQNSKGKSKSNSSSLLSSEEASPFRHVNGDDVVLSSFAAKLRPINIPTKWNSSKMKSEEHQKKQGMSFFPFNRSAPMENQYVDNEVKEPFRSSYSGFPRHVSSPETISIEPTSYRSMKVSMDDFEPNSPSSAISSLCQGSGANPDIQINVLAEEDDEVMSSYVIEIGSDNREGTNEAVALDEVIAWAKEKFNTQTPETDLSARLHDSEQFVETEGGSASCEIPGEQLGVHDITQSAEMEMEDIDEDIKLWSSGKETNIRLLLSTLHHILWPRSGWHVTPLTSLMEGSQVKKAYQKARLCLHPDKLQQRGATDMQKYVAEKAFTILQEAWTAFISQDAFF from the exons atggacgagtcttggagAATGAGGATGGGGATGCCGGAACTTCCTCGCCGGCGATCGGCTGAGGGGTCGTCGATTCGGTCCTTCTCCAAAGGCGCCCAACCTCTGAACCAAGAAGACTTCTCCGACGTCTTTGGTGGTCCGCCGCAGAGTGTTCTCTCGCGGCAATTCTCCGGCGAACTCGGACACAAGCAGTTCGACTTCTTCTACGAAGAAATGTTCCGACCGCCGGAATTTTTCTCTTCAACAAAGAATGCTGGTCGAAGCTTACCAGTTTTCAGGATTCCGGCGGGAGGTGAGGGGTTTTACAACGACATATTCGGATCCGATCATGAACGGCGATCGAGAGATAGGTCAAGGCAGAACTCGAAGGGAAAGTCGAAATCCAACTCCTCGTCGTTGTTGAGCTCCGAGGAGGCGAGCCCTTTCCGGCATGTAAACGGTGACGACGTCGTGTTATCCTCCTTCGCCGCGAAGCTCAG GCCTATCAATATCCCAACAAAATGGAACTCATCAAAGATGAAGTCAGAGGAGCATCAAAAGAAACAAGGGATGTCGTTCTTTCCATTCAACCGTTCTGCTCCAATGGAAAACCAGTACGTCGATAATGAGGTTAAGGAGCCTTTCAGGAGCTCCTATTCTGGGTTCCCTCGGCATGTGTCGTCTCCAGAAACTATTAGCATTGAACCAACTTCATACAGGAGCATGAAAGTATCGATGGATGATTTTGAACCTAATTCCCCATCGTCTGCTATCTCTTCATTGTGTCAGGGGTCAGGGGCCAATCCTGATATTCAAATAAATGTGTTGgcagaagaagatgatgaagtaATGAGCTCTTATGTAATTGAAATTGGTTCTGATAACAGAGAGGGGACAAACGAAGCAGTTGCACTTGATGAAGTGATTGCTTGGGCTAAAGAAAAGTTTAACACACAAACTCCTGAGACAGATTTAAGTGCAAGACTGCATGATAGTGAACAATTTGTTGAGACGGAAG GAGGATCTGCTTCATGTGAAATTCCTGGTGAACAATTAGGGGTTCATGACATAACACAATCTGCAGAG ATGGAAATGGaggatatagatgaagatataAAGTTATGGTCGTCTGGCAAGGAAACCAACATCCGGCTGCTGCTTTCTACACTCCATCAT ATTCTATGGCCCAGGAGTGGCTGGCATGTAACACCACTTACAAGCCTTATGGAGGGTTCACAAGTGAAGAAAGCTTATCAGAAAGCAAGATTATGCCTCCACCCGGACAAGCTGCAACAGAGAGGGGCAACAGACATGCAAAAATATGTAGCTGAAAAGGCTTTTACTATTCTCCAG GAAGCGTGGACAGCCTTCATATCTCAAGATGCTTTCTTTTGA